GATGCTCACGTCGGCCGGTTCGCCGAAGATTTGTTCTGCTCTCTCCAGGCCCTGCTCATCTCCAACTACCGCGACTACATCGCCTCGAGCAAGCTGCGTGCGATCTCGGGGAACATCCGTCTTCCCCTGCTGGCGAATGCGGCTGATGACGAACCCGGGCTTTTCGTGATGCCGCAGTACTTCCGCCAACTGGCGCCCTATCACTCCGGGATTCTCTACTACAAAATCGCGCACCCGAATCTCCGCCGCGTTTTCGCCCTCGGGGGTGAACTTCACCCGCCAGATGCGGCGGGTGAAGCTGAAGCACAACAGCACCCCAATCACTCCTACCGGATATGCAACTGCATAACCCACCACTGCTTCATTCTGAGCTGTTTGGATTTGTTCCGGAGCACCATTTGCCTGCTTCTCGCGATCGTGAATGCGGTCGCGAACCGCAGCTAACGCCGGTGTATTGGTCAGCGCTCCCGTATATAGGCCGGCTACTCGAGAGTGTGGAATTTTGAACAGAACGGCGCTCCCGAGCGTCAAGAGAACCCCGACGATCAGAACTGCAACGGCGAGCACGGTGTCTCGCCAACCCTGCTTGCGGAAGGATGCAAAGAAGGCGGGCCCTGACTGAATCCCTATCGTATAGACGAAGAGGATCAGGCCTAAGCTGGCCACGATTTCAGGTACACGGATATTGTGATTTAAAGCGCCTGCGGCGATGCCCACGAACAACACGCCCGCCACTCCGAAACGAAATCCCAGGACATTCAGCTCGCCCAGCAGATATCCCAGGCCAATGACAACGAATAGCGTGAGAATGGGATTTCCCGCCAGCGTATTGCCGATCGCGGCAATCATCGCAAACCTGAACGAATGAGAGGCTGTAATCGATCCGGACAAGAGTAGCAGATCGCAAGAGCACAGATGAAGCTGCAATTGCGACATCACGGGCCCATGTAACGCAGGCCATCTCTACAAAAACGAGCTAACCCGGCCGGCGTTCGCAGGCCATTGCAGCCGAGCCAGCGATGAAGCCGCATAGGTGAGCTGTTCGTATCTCTGGAAGATGTCCGCCGCTGAGCTGCCCATGCCAGGGAGTGCCAGTTGCGCGTAAAGCTTAGCCAGAGCTAACAAGGCGAAGATCCGCACCCGCAATGCGCTATTGACAATATCCTGGGCAGCCAGGGCAACCTCGGGATTAGCGCTCTTGCGAGCGGCTTCCCCTAATCGCAAAAGCACGGCGGCATTGCGTGCAATTCGCTCCACATACTCGATGGCCGCCCAGGCACGCAGCCGTTGAATGCGGCGGAAATCTCCAGGGGCGAGTTGCGAGCGCAGGTAAGCGTCTTGTTCGGAATCAATTAAATTGCGGAAGGCTTCGATATCGACCGGTTCGGTGCGGCCCCCGAGATCTTCCAGGTCGTTGACTTTAGCCGCTTCGCCTCTTGCCAGAAAATAGAGGAACAGAACTGCGCAGAGGGCAAGAACCGTGACTACGAGTGCCAGGCTCATCTCTGGAGCAATTGTATGAGGGCGCGGTCCCACTTCTGCAAATCATGATTCGGAATTTCCGGAATTCGGAACTCGGAAGGATCCCGTTGAAGGGTATAGACAACCCAGACCAGAACCGCGCAATTGAAGGCGACCGATCTCACCAGGGAAGCGACGTCCGCTGAGATCAGTCCAAGTTGCGTCCTCACCGTCAGCGAGGCCAGATCGACCGTGGCAAAGACACCGAAGCCGAGCGCGATTCCAAACAGGTAGTGACGCCAGGTCAGGCCCAACGAAGACGAAAACAGAAATAAGAACAACAGTAACCCGGCTTGCACGATTCGCAAGCTACGCTCTACCGTCAGAATCCCCTTGATGATCGGTCCGGAATCAGGATTGGCGCCATGGCTCGCCACGATCGAGGCAATTACAAGAAGCACCACCATGGCGGATAGGAACAGGACTTTTCCCAACCCCTGCAGTCCCGGGTAAGGGCGGAACAAACAGCAAAAAAGTTGGTAGATCACTGCAAAAGCAATGACAATACAAATGGCATCGCCGGCAAAGTATGTGTAGAAGTAGGCTTCAGCACTGCTGTAGGTCTTGAGACCGGCCGAGGAGGTGACAATCTCTGCAATGGTGTAGGCGAGGAACCAGGAGACGTCGCGATACAGCCTGCGTTTGATGATGACTGCGGCGATCGCCACCTGCAAGACAATCGGCGCTACCCACAGCAGATAGATGAGCAACTTGGGCATGGGCTGGCGGTCCCCAACTTTAACCTGAGGCCCGCCTGCCCTCCAAAGGAAATTTCGTGTCCGGGCTTAGCCTCGCTCTTCGTGCCGGGGCAGCCGCCTATCACTTTTAGCGGATTGATACTTCGCCTGCAAAGTTAGTGCAGTGTCCGGGATCGCATCCAGGCATGGGTCCTCCACCAGCAAAGTCGAGATTCGTGCAATGTCCGGGATCACAGCCAGGCATGGGTCCGCCACCAGCAAAATTCGGGTTGGGGCAGCCGGCGGGATCACAGTGCGGCGTCGGTCCTCCACCTGCGAAGGCAACGGAGTTGGAGACCAGCAAAAGGCTGACGAACAGAAGGGTACAGATCAGTTTTTTCACGGTGCTTTCTCCTTTTTTGTGCGTGGGTTTGGAGTAGTCGCACCGCGAGAGCTTGGGTTGATCGCTTGTGGGAAACTGTCGAGGGGAAGGGAATTCCGTTTTCTGGGAAACTAATATGCTTAATTCAGCAAAAGACGACTTTGAGCGGAGGACACTGGCGGCAGTCCCAGGCAGCTGGGCAAGGCTCGAATATGTGGCTGGATTACGGCAGGAGAATGGAGGCTACTTCCACTGGGGGTTGGCGCGTGAGTTCGGTGAGAAGGCCGCCAACGACACCATCGCTGGCGCTCATCGTCGAATCTTCTTGCGTCTGCTGCGCACGCCTATAGGAGTTCTGGCTGGCGAGCTGCAGCAGGTGATATCCACGCGGCAGGAGAGAATCGCTTATGCGGAGAAGTTACGGCAGCATGGGCAAGACTTGATCCCGGCAGATTGCGGCGGCGGCTCGCGCCGCCACTTCAACTCAGTTTTGCAGGCAATGTGTTGTCTGGCGGATTCTGGAAGGCCACCTGGTCCAACCTCATCGCGATCCCGACGACTTGGCCGATGACTTCCGCCTCCTGCGGGTGTTTCATGATGCGCAAAGGCGTCGGCGAGAGCGGGTGGGGCTGCAGAATGATATGGTCGGTCTTGAGTGAGCACCAGCAGCAGAAGTATCCGGTGCGAGTTTCGATGAAATAAATCGGACGCTCGTACTCCGAACGCCATGCTCTCTCCACTACTTCGTTCTTGGATTCGTCAATCTGCAAAAACGAGCCTGGGAGCAGGATTGGGTACATCGCGTAATCATCGGTCCCCACATATCCGTACGTGTAGTCGACATTGATCAGCGGAGCAATATGTTGGATGGGCACAATGCCCCAGCGCTCGATCATGCGGCCCAAATTTGTGGTTTTGCGCAAATCAAATCCTGGATCGAACTTCACCGGCAGTTGAACGGAAGGCACAGCCTCCATCATCTGGCTGAGGTGGGTTTTCGGTGCCTCGGTTAGCAGCACATCATTCGGCATATCGCTTGTGTCCACACCGAACCACGCCAGGATCTGGCGTATGTCCACGCGATAAATCACCGCCAGCGAGTAAATGCGAAAAATGCTGGGCTGGAAACCTTTAATCTCGATGTCCGACAAGCGGCTCACCGGAATCCCAAATTCTTCATTCTTGTGTCGTGACGCGATACGAATACTTGCAGATTCCACATCGCGCAGAGTGTAGCCGAGTTGTTCTCGCAACAGACGAAGTTGTTGACCAGGCAAAGTCACGACGCCCCCCAGACAGTGCCAATTTGTGGTGATTGCGCGCTAGCATACACTGCTCGCACGCCGTCTCCAACAGAAGAGTTCAAATCAACAAAAATCATTTCTGTTTTGTTGCCAGGTCAAACAATCGCATAGTGAAAGCGGGAAGAGGCGAAACCCCTTATTTTATGACTCTTGATGAACGCATCTGGCAGTGATGAGTCAGGCTTCCCACACAAAGGCATCGAACACCCGCTCCACCGAAAATCCGATATTTTTGTACAGTTCCACCGCCCGGCGGTTGGCTTCTGTGACCGTCAGCGAAAGCAGTTGAAAATGCCTGCGTTTGAGCTCCTGGCTGGTGGCCGCCAACAGCATGCGGCCGATGCTTTTTCCGCGGTACTCGGGGAGCACACAAACCTGGGTCACATGCCCAACATCGTGCTTCACGCGGGAACAGAGGATGAGCCCAATGGGAGCCCGCGCCCGGCGGTCTAAAGCCAGGAAAGACGCCCCGGCATCAAATGTGCCGCAACCCGGAAATCGCACGATATTGTTCAAAAACCGCGATGCGCCTTGAATGCTGCGATATTGGTCATTGATTTCGGAATCGACGTGACCCCTGTAGCAGGCAGTTATCAAGGAGGCGGCCGGCTGGTAATCCTGGTCCGACCACCGCCGCATCTCAATTTCTGGCGGCAAGGCGTCCCGATTCGGGCCCAGTGCAAGAGAGAGTCCATTTGCCAGTGGAAGTGCCATAAACAGGCGCGGAAAGCGCTGGAATCCCTCCTCCAAGAACGGCCGGGCCAGTGCATTGCTTTCATGCACCAGCAACTGCGCCTCCACCCGATGCACTCCTGGCGACTGTTGCAGCGTTTCAACTACATGGGTGACCAGCCGCACCTCGGTTGGGTTCTCGGCGTGCGGAACTGACTTCTCTCCGGTCACGAAGAGGTCCCCAATCACCCCCTTGTTACCTTCGTAGACAAAGAAGGAATATCCGTGCAGCAGACCTCGCTGGACTGCCGCATATCCTGGAAGGATTCGGGCATCCACATAGCGCAGAATCATGTCTGCCGAAGGCCCGTAATCCCACGACAGCAGTTCCGACCACACTTCCTTCTCTTCTTCCAGAAGGGGTCGTAAATCCGCGGAGGTAAAATGCCGCAGGTCAATGATCTCCAAGGCCGGTCTCGTAATCTTTGGATGAGTTTCCTGCCGCCCCCGCTTCATGACGGCGAAACTTGGCAGTCTAAGCCTCCAAGACCTGCGTAAGCAAACCGGAGAACACAGATCAGCAACTTGGGACCGGCATCCCTCACTTGGACGCGCCTCTTAGATTGGACGCAGCCGCGCTTCCGCCGAACCTCAATGCGCCTGCCCGCCAGCTTGTATCCAGTAAAAGTCCAGCTTCTGAGAGGGGAATTCGCCAATCCTCGTCACTCTTCTCCCGCTGACTTTCTCTTGCACCTTGGCCTGCATGCCTGAGCGTGCTACCAGGAGGTGGGCCCCGGCAGGAATTTCTCCTCGCTCATAACGTTGGACCGGTTGGTCGCGATAGAACGTCAGACTAAATTCCAGTTGACGCGGGACCTCGAGCACCGCAATCACCGAACGCGAGGTTTCGATGCTGGCAATCTCCCGCTGCACGGGACGCGCCGACAACCTCGCATCGATTGTCGGCGACGCGTATCTAACAACAAAGGCCAAGCCCAGGACCAGCGGCACCAATGTCGCAAAGCGCAAAAAGCGCACCCCGGCGGTGCGCACGCTAAACATCATTGCAGCAAACGCCAGCATGGCCACTATGCCCGCAGTCCACGCCGCTGGCGAGCTCGGCTTCACATGCAGAAGGCTGTAGTTCACCAGCAGAACCGAGCCCAGCAGAAAAGCCGAGATCGCGCTGTGCAATGCCAGTAGCCAAAAGTGAGGCTTCCTGTCGCTCAGAGATACTTCGCCGATCCAATTGGCCGCCAGCATCCCAAACGCCGGTACCGCCGGCAGCACATATCCCGGAAGCTTGGATTGAGAGATGGAGAAAAACAGGACCGGCAGAAGTCCCCATAGCAGCAAGAAGATCTGCAGCTCGGAGACTTCAGGATCACGGCTTTCCAGCCAATCCCGAACCGCGCGCAATGCCCCTGCCAGCACCAGCACGCTCCAGGGGAGCAAGCCCAGGAGCATGACCGGAACGAAGTACCAGAACGGCTGAGGATGACGGAAGACATCTGTTCCATACCGCGCCAGGTTGTGCTCGAGAATGAACACGCGCAGGAACTGTGGATTGCGCAGTTGAACCAGGACGTACCATGGCAGCGCCATCGCCAAAAATAGCAGGACGCCCGGCGGCCAGAGGGTGCGAAGGATCAGCCTCCATTCGTTCTGCAGGGCGGCGAATGCCAGTATTAGCAGACCGGCAAGCACCAGGGCGACGGGGCCTTTTGCCAAGGTTCCCAGGGCCAGGAAGAAATAAAAAACTGCAAGCCAAACTCGCGTGCCGGTCTGCAGCCAGGTGAACCACGCCAGCATTGCGATAGTAAACGTAGCAGTCAGCGGCATGTCGGTCGAAGCAGCGCGTGCGAACCCAATTACCCCTACCGACGATCCCACGATCAACGCCGCATCCAGTTGCCAGCCGCGACGGAAGCGGCGCATGAAGACATATACGGCGAACACCATGACCGAAGCGAACATCGCGGTCGGAACTCGCGCCGCCCAATCACTGATGCCAAATATGCGATAGGAGAGCATTGCTCCCCAGTAGTAGAGCGGCGGCTTCTCGAGCCATGCCACGCCGTTGAGCACAGGCGTAACCCAGTCGCCGCGAGCCAGCATCTCCCTCGCCACCTGCGCATAACGCGGCTCGTCGGCGCCAATCAAGCCGAAGCTCCCGAGCCCGAAGAAGAATAGAAAAGCGGAGAAACCGGCGAGAGTGGCCAACTCGACCCAAACCGCGGTCCGGCCGGGCCTAGAAGTCAGATTTGTTTCTGCAGGAGATGAATTCACGCAGAGGTGATTGTAAAGGCAGGCTTGCGCTTCTGATTTGTTTAACCAGCAAGGCAGACAAGACGGAACGCTCCCGTCCTACGCCCGCCAATTCGTGACCGTGCCGACTCTGGTCTTTGATTCGATCTCGCCTGCCAGCAGCAGTTGCGCCGTGATTCGCTCGATCATGGCCGGGAGCGGCCCATCCGCTGTGCAGCCGCTGGCGCACCGATGCCCGCCCCCTCCAAGCCCTGCAGCCACCCGGGAAACGTCCACGGCTCCCTTGCTGCGCAGGCTGATGCGCCATTTGCCGTCGGCGATCTCGCGGAAGAAGAGCGCCACCTCGACCCCTTCGATCGCTAGCGCATAATTCACCAGCCCTTCGCAGTCCTCTTCCGCGGCCCGGCAGCGCTCCATCTGTTCACGGGTTACGTGCATCCATGCGAAATGCTGGTCCCGCTGGAGATTCGAAAGCGCTGCTCCCAGCAGCCGCATCTTCGAAGCAGAATTCGAAAAATATACTGCCTGTGCGATTTTCGCCGGATCTGCTCCGTAACGAACTAATTCCTCGGCCAGCTGAAAAGTACACTCGTTCGTTCCCACAAAACAGAACGAGCCTGTGTCGGTGAGCACTGCGGTATAGAGACAGGTGGCCATCTCGGGAGTGATCTTCACGTCTGCCTCCAGCGCCAACCGGTACACCATCTCCGCGGTCGCACAGGCGCTCGGATCAATCCAGTTGACATTGGCAAACGGCTTACCGCTCACATGGTGATCGATGCTGATCAGGAAGTGATCTTCCAATCCTTGCAGCCGCGTGCGTTGAATGCTGTCGCACTCCAGCACAATCGCAGCCTCGTACTTGCCATTCACTGAAGCTGCCTTCTTCACCACCTCGGCCAGCGGCAACACCCGGTAAATATGCGGCACGGGGTCGTGCAGCACCACCTCAGCTTGTTTGCCAAGCTCACCAAGAATTTGGAAGCAGGCGAGGACCGAGCCGATAGCATCTCCGTCTGGCCGCGCGTGCGAGGTCAGAACAAAATGCTGGCGCTGATCAATTTCTCTGAGGACTTCTTTCAGCATGGACCCGCTGGATCCCGTGGCAAGTGATCCCACCCACCGCGGGGAGATACCTCGGTTCGGTGGGCTTCACTTACGCTTTTCAATTCGTTTCAGTAGCTCGTCAATTCTAGACTCGTACTGCTCGGCTTTGTCCAGTCGGAAAAACAGTTCGGGCGCATGACGTAAACGCAGGCGATCAGCTAATTCGTGGCGTATATAGCCGGTGGCATCTTTCAGGCCCCTTAGCGTCTGCTCCGCTTCTTTAGCATCTCCACTAATCGCCACCAATACCTGGGCGGACTTGCCGTCCGCTGCCAAGTGCACCTCGCTCACCGTTACTAATCCGATACGCGGGTCTCCAAGTTCGCCCTCGACCATGGCAGAGATTTCTTCTCGAATGGCCTCGCCCAGGCGTTCGCGATGATGTTGTTGCGCTCGGTTTTCCATAAGAAGCACTCAGCAATCAGCTATTAGAATTAGCACCAAGCCAGGAAGCCTTCGGCCGGAATCTCGATCCGCGACTCATCGCAAGAACCTACTCTCGCCCATCAAGAAATTCGACGTAGGCATCCACCAGCTCGCCCCCGGCATTGTTCGTGATCCTGCCGGCAGCGCGCTCCACGCTTTCCATCAGCCCGCGCAGGTAATCTTTGGAGTCGGAAATGCTGACCACACCCAGAGTTGCGCGCTGCCACAGGTCGGTCTGCTCCAGTTCTGCCACCGCCACGTTGAAGCTGCCACGCAATTTGTCCTTCAGGCTGCGCACTACCTGCCGCTTGTCCTTCAGCGAGTGCGCGCCCTCAATGCGAATTTCAAGCGTTAGATAGGCGATCATGCACGAATTGCGCTCATCAGCACAAAAAGCAAATGGCCAGTGCGTGGCCACTTGCTCTGACCACCTCTCACTGGCCACGACTCATTTTCGGCTAGACGAGCGCCTCAGCGGTGATTCTTTCGGTTACGAAACATTCGATCACGTCGCCAAGCTTTACGTCACTGTAGTTGGCAATCGTAATACCGCATTCCATGCCGTTGCGGACTTCGCCCACATCTTCCTTAAACCGCCGCAGTGATCCCACCTTGCCCTTGAATACCACCACGCTATCGCGCAACAGCCGCACTTCGGAATCGCGCTTGATCGTGCCATCGAGCACATAGCAGCCCGCCACCATACCCACCTTGGGAATTCGGAAGGTCTCGCGAACTTCGGCCCGGCCAAGATGGGTCTCTCTGATGGTAGGCTCGAGCAGGCCGGTCATGGCTTTCTTGATCTCGTCCTGCAGTTCGTAGATGATCGAGTGCAGGCGGATATCGACCTTCTCCTGCTCCGCCAGTTCCTGCGCTTTGCGCTCCGGCCGCACGTTGAAGCCGATGATTATGGCATCGGAGGCAGAAGCCAGCAGCACATCGCTCTCGGTAATCGCGCCAACTCCGCTCCTGAGAACGTTGATCTTGACCTTCTCTGTCGAAAGCTTGGTCAGCAGGTCATTCAGCACTTCGACCGAGCCTTGCACGTCGCCCTTGAGAATGATCGAGAGCTCCTTCACTCCATCTGTCTTGAGCTGTTCAGCCAGTCCCTCGAGCGAAACCCTGGTCGACTTCGCCAGCGCCGCCTCGCGCGTCTTCTGCTGGCGATAATCGGAGATGGAAACCGCTTTCTCGCGATCTGTCACCACGATGAACTGGTCACCGGCCTGCGGCAAGCCTTCCAGACCCAGGATCTCGACCGGCGTGGATGGGCCGGCATCATCGAGTGCGTTGCTGCGGTCGTCGAACATAGCTCGCACGCGCCCGAACACGTCCCCGACCACAAAGTAGTCGCCCGTGCGCAGGGTTCCGTTTTGCACCAGCACGGTCGCCACCGGGCCGCGACCGCGATCCAGCTTGGCTTCCAGGACCACACCTTGCGCCGCACGATCCGGATTCGACTTCAATTCCTGCAGGTCCGCTACCAGGCAGATCATTTCCATCAGCAGGTTCAGATTGGTTTTCTGCTTGGCGGAAACATCCACGAAAACAGTCGTGCCGCCCCAATCTTCCGGCATCAGCCCCCGATCGGCTAACTGTTTCTTCACCCGCTCCGGCATCGCCTCCGGCTTGTCAATCTTGTTGACCGCCACAATGATCGGCACATTCGCGGCCTTGGCGTGGTCGATCGCTTCCAGCGTCTGCGGCATGACGCCGTCATCCGCCGCTACCACTAGCACAACAATATCGGTCACCTTGGCGCCGCGAGCACGCATGCGCGTGAACGCTTCGTGACCCGGGGTATCGAGGAACACAATCTGCCGCCCATACGCCGGCGAGTCCTTGTCCTGGATCGATACCTTGTAAGCCCCGATATGCTGCGTAATGCCGCCAGCCTCGCCTTCCGCCACATTGGTTGAGCGGATAGCGTCGAGCAGACTGGTCTTGCCGTGATCCACGTGCCCCATGATGGTCACCACCGGTGGCCGTGGCACCAGCGCCGCAGCTTCTTCGGCGGGGGTCTGGGCTTCACCCGTTTCCTGTGCAGCCTGTTGCTCGAAGCTGATCACGTTCGTGTCCGCTCCAAACTGCTTCGCCATCTCCGTCGCCAGCTCAGCATCGAGTGTCTGGTTGATGGTGGCGAATACTCCCCGCGCCAGCAAACGTGCGATCAGGTCCTTGGCCCGGATTTCCAGCTTCTCCGCCAGATCCTTCACGCTGATACCCTCGGTGATGGTCACCGTGCGGGTAATTGGCAGCGGCTCAGTAGACAGTGTCGCCATCCGCGGAGGAGGAACAAAGCCCTTCA
The sequence above is a segment of the Terriglobales bacterium genome. Coding sequences within it:
- a CDS encoding TrkA C-terminal domain-containing protein; the protein is MIAAIGNTLAGNPILTLFVVIGLGYLLGELNVLGFRFGVAGVLFVGIAAGALNHNIRVPEIVASLGLILFVYTIGIQSGPAFFASFRKQGWRDTVLAVAVLIVGVLLTLGSAVLFKIPHSRVAGLYTGALTNTPALAAVRDRIHDREKQANGAPEQIQTAQNEAVVGYAVAYPVGVIGVLLCFSFTRRIWRVKFTPEGENAAEIRVRDFVVENPGVIGRQLAEVLRHHEKPGFVISRIRQQGKTDVPRDRTQLARGDVVAVVGDEQGLERAEQIFGEPADVSIEMDRSHLDYRRFLVSNRQVVGKRIRELDLTNQAGATITRIRRADVELVPTPETRLELGDIVRVVTERETFPAMSKFFGDSIRGNAETQFVSVAIGTVLGVLAGMVPIPLPGGESVHLGLAGGPLLVALILGKLERSGRISWIMPLAANLTIRQIGLLFFLAGVGINAGFAFVQALRTNGWQLLLAGAVATLGVTLLTLVVGYRILRIPFDSLMGLMSGIQTQPACLAYADEMAHSETPNLAYASVYPIAMIAKIVMAQLLV
- a CDS encoding helix-turn-helix transcriptional regulator; its protein translation is MTLPGQQLRLLREQLGYTLRDVESASIRIASRHKNEEFGIPVSRLSDIEIKGFQPSIFRIYSLAVIYRVDIRQILAWFGVDTSDMPNDVLLTEAPKTHLSQMMEAVPSVQLPVKFDPGFDLRKTTNLGRMIERWGIVPIQHIAPLINVDYTYGYVGTDDYAMYPILLPGSFLQIDESKNEVVERAWRSEYERPIYFIETRTGYFCCWCSLKTDHIILQPHPLSPTPLRIMKHPQEAEVIGQVVGIAMRLDQVAFQNPPDNTLPAKLS
- a CDS encoding GNAT family N-acetyltransferase translates to MEIIDLRHFTSADLRPLLEEEKEVWSELLSWDYGPSADMILRYVDARILPGYAAVQRGLLHGYSFFVYEGNKGVIGDLFVTGEKSVPHAENPTEVRLVTHVVETLQQSPGVHRVEAQLLVHESNALARPFLEEGFQRFPRLFMALPLANGLSLALGPNRDALPPEIEMRRWSDQDYQPAASLITACYRGHVDSEINDQYRSIQGASRFLNNIVRFPGCGTFDAGASFLALDRRARAPIGLILCSRVKHDVGHVTQVCVLPEYRGKSIGRMLLAATSQELKRRHFQLLSLTVTEANRRAVELYKNIGFSVERVFDAFVWEA
- a CDS encoding glycosyltransferase family 39 protein, which codes for MNSSPAETNLTSRPGRTAVWVELATLAGFSAFLFFFGLGSFGLIGADEPRYAQVAREMLARGDWVTPVLNGVAWLEKPPLYYWGAMLSYRIFGISDWAARVPTAMFASVMVFAVYVFMRRFRRGWQLDAALIVGSSVGVIGFARAASTDMPLTATFTIAMLAWFTWLQTGTRVWLAVFYFFLALGTLAKGPVALVLAGLLILAFAALQNEWRLILRTLWPPGVLLFLAMALPWYVLVQLRNPQFLRVFILEHNLARYGTDVFRHPQPFWYFVPVMLLGLLPWSVLVLAGALRAVRDWLESRDPEVSELQIFLLLWGLLPVLFFSISQSKLPGYVLPAVPAFGMLAANWIGEVSLSDRKPHFWLLALHSAISAFLLGSVLLVNYSLLHVKPSSPAAWTAGIVAMLAFAAMMFSVRTAGVRFLRFATLVPLVLGLAFVVRYASPTIDARLSARPVQREIASIETSRSVIAVLEVPRQLEFSLTFYRDQPVQRYERGEIPAGAHLLVARSGMQAKVQEKVSGRRVTRIGEFPSQKLDFYWIQAGGQAH
- a CDS encoding bifunctional oligoribonuclease/PAP phosphatase NrnA, producing the protein MLKEVLREIDQRQHFVLTSHARPDGDAIGSVLACFQILGELGKQAEVVLHDPVPHIYRVLPLAEVVKKAASVNGKYEAAIVLECDSIQRTRLQGLEDHFLISIDHHVSGKPFANVNWIDPSACATAEMVYRLALEADVKITPEMATCLYTAVLTDTGSFCFVGTNECTFQLAEELVRYGADPAKIAQAVYFSNSASKMRLLGAALSNLQRDQHFAWMHVTREQMERCRAAEEDCEGLVNYALAIEGVEVALFFREIADGKWRISLRSKGAVDVSRVAAGLGGGGHRCASGCTADGPLPAMIERITAQLLLAGEIESKTRVGTVTNWRA
- the rbfA gene encoding 30S ribosome-binding factor RbfA is translated as MENRAQQHHRERLGEAIREEISAMVEGELGDPRIGLVTVSEVHLAADGKSAQVLVAISGDAKEAEQTLRGLKDATGYIRHELADRLRLRHAPELFFRLDKAEQYESRIDELLKRIEKRK
- a CDS encoding DUF503 domain-containing protein; amino-acid sequence: MIAYLTLEIRIEGAHSLKDKRQVVRSLKDKLRGSFNVAVAELEQTDLWQRATLGVVSISDSKDYLRGLMESVERAAGRITNNAGGELVDAYVEFLDGRE
- the infB gene encoding translation initiation factor IF-2, with translation MDKIRINDLARELEVKSKAILDVLPLVGVTEKKTHSSSISVDEAERVKAHFQGQAEGGSSGPVSGARARGPEEIKPKFDLSHISRPGDVLKAIQQTAHPAPVAPPRPVPPVAPPKPVAPAARPPVAPTVAPKPVAPEIEPAAPARTMAPAAAVSIAPEVRRSQGVEVVEPPAERPVAPAPRVITPQPRQAPRIIAPPQAPPAPSAPPPEAPIATQEAESQSVAAPPPPAAPPARHAPLDGKPAVEAKPAPAPAGPPRRLIVPQTGPRPVYTAPSGGAQRSAPAASTGPRPQPGRPVPGQPIFQRPRPQAAPPPASRVPLRPGERRPMHPTRSAPMGGLRPPGVGPGLPPPPTPGRPTARPGAPSRRPGQRYVPRGVKEGPMKGFVPPPRMATLSTEPLPITRTVTITEGISVKDLAEKLEIRAKDLIARLLARGVFATINQTLDAELATEMAKQFGADTNVISFEQQAAQETGEAQTPAEEAAALVPRPPVVTIMGHVDHGKTSLLDAIRSTNVAEGEAGGITQHIGAYKVSIQDKDSPAYGRQIVFLDTPGHEAFTRMRARGAKVTDIVVLVVAADDGVMPQTLEAIDHAKAANVPIIVAVNKIDKPEAMPERVKKQLADRGLMPEDWGGTTVFVDVSAKQKTNLNLLMEMICLVADLQELKSNPDRAAQGVVLEAKLDRGRGPVATVLVQNGTLRTGDYFVVGDVFGRVRAMFDDRSNALDDAGPSTPVEILGLEGLPQAGDQFIVVTDREKAVSISDYRQQKTREAALAKSTRVSLEGLAEQLKTDGVKELSIILKGDVQGSVEVLNDLLTKLSTEKVKINVLRSGVGAITESDVLLASASDAIIIGFNVRPERKAQELAEQEKVDIRLHSIIYELQDEIKKAMTGLLEPTIRETHLGRAEVRETFRIPKVGMVAGCYVLDGTIKRDSEVRLLRDSVVVFKGKVGSLRRFKEDVGEVRNGMECGITIANYSDVKLGDVIECFVTERITAEALV